A region from the Variovorax sp. RKNM96 genome encodes:
- a CDS encoding acetyl-CoA C-acyltransferase, with product MSSKQIQDAYIVSATRTPIGKSHRGYFRNYRPDDLLATTLKAALAAVPGLDPKAIEDIICGCAIPESQQGLNVARIGAVLAGLPTSIGGITVNRFCASGLSAVQMAADRIRVGEADVMIAAGVESMSMVPMMGNSPSLSPSIFEREGDVGIAYGMGLTAEKVAQQWKVSREAQDEFALASHQKALAAQKAGKFADEITPIEVTDRTPNLETGESIAKTRTVNLDEGARPDTSLEGLAKLRTVFAARGTVTAGNSSQTSDGAGALILASEKAVKQYGLTPLARFVSFASKGVPPHIMGIGPIEAIPAALRYAGLKHEDIDWFELNEAFAAQSLAVINTLGLDPSKVNPMGGAIALGHPLGATGAIRAATVVHALRRENLKYGMVTMCVGMGQGAAGIFERV from the coding sequence ATGAGCAGCAAACAAATCCAAGACGCCTACATCGTCTCCGCCACCCGCACCCCCATCGGCAAATCCCACCGCGGCTACTTCCGCAACTACCGTCCCGACGACCTGCTCGCGACAACGCTGAAGGCGGCGCTGGCTGCCGTGCCGGGCCTCGACCCCAAGGCCATCGAAGACATCATCTGCGGCTGCGCGATTCCCGAGTCGCAGCAGGGCCTGAACGTCGCGCGCATCGGCGCGGTGCTGGCGGGCCTGCCGACCAGCATCGGCGGCATCACCGTCAACCGCTTTTGCGCGTCGGGCCTGTCGGCCGTGCAGATGGCCGCGGACCGCATCCGCGTCGGTGAGGCCGACGTGATGATCGCGGCCGGCGTCGAGAGCATGAGCATGGTGCCGATGATGGGCAACTCGCCGTCGCTGTCGCCTTCCATCTTCGAGCGCGAAGGCGACGTGGGCATTGCCTACGGCATGGGCCTCACGGCCGAGAAGGTCGCGCAGCAATGGAAGGTGAGCCGCGAGGCGCAGGACGAATTCGCGCTCGCCTCGCACCAGAAGGCACTGGCCGCGCAGAAGGCCGGCAAGTTCGCGGACGAGATCACGCCCATCGAGGTGACCGACCGCACGCCCAACCTGGAGACCGGCGAGTCGATCGCCAAGACCCGCACCGTGAACCTCGACGAAGGCGCGCGCCCCGACACCAGCCTCGAGGGCCTGGCCAAGCTGCGCACCGTGTTCGCCGCGCGCGGCACCGTGACGGCGGGCAACAGCTCGCAGACCTCCGACGGCGCGGGCGCGCTGATCCTGGCGAGCGAGAAGGCCGTCAAGCAATATGGCCTCACGCCGCTCGCGCGCTTCGTGAGCTTCGCGAGCAAGGGCGTGCCGCCGCACATCATGGGCATCGGCCCGATCGAGGCCATTCCGGCTGCGCTGCGCTATGCGGGGCTGAAGCACGAGGACATCGACTGGTTCGAGCTCAACGAAGCCTTCGCCGCGCAATCGCTCGCGGTGATCAACACGCTGGGGCTCGATCCGTCGAAGGTCAACCCGATGGGCGGCGCGATTGCACTGGGCCATCCGCTCGGCGCAACCGGCGCGATCCGCGCGGCGACCGTGGTGCACGCGCTGCGCCGCGAGAACCTGAAGTACGGCATGGTCACGATGTGCGTGGGCATGGGGCAGGGCGCTGCCGGGATCTTCGAACGCGTCTGA
- a CDS encoding alpha/beta fold hydrolase produces the protein MQTQQLRVDGGAKQLAVRRYEPAGAPRASIVIGGAMGVRQSFYEPFAQWLARQGLRVWTFDYRGSGESLGDAPLRGFKADLFDWARDYEAVIDTAKAALPDEPLYLLGHSLGAQLPGFLQRPEQVAGLVSIAAGSGYWRENAPKLRRSILYFWFVLVPLVTRLCGYFPGRKLKKVGDLPRGVILQWRRWCLNPRYSLGAEGELAQQSYGRVRFPVLALSITDDELMTLAGTESLVSFYAGAPSAVERIAPADVQARRIGHFGFFREQFSQSLWPSVVDKLHRLAALTAPAAVQHANVPHTTA, from the coding sequence ATGCAGACGCAGCAGCTCCGGGTCGACGGCGGCGCGAAACAACTGGCGGTTCGCCGCTACGAGCCCGCCGGCGCACCGCGCGCCAGCATCGTGATCGGTGGCGCGATGGGCGTGCGCCAGTCGTTCTACGAACCCTTCGCGCAGTGGCTCGCCCGGCAAGGCCTGCGCGTCTGGACCTTCGACTACCGAGGCTCCGGCGAATCGCTCGGCGATGCGCCGCTGCGCGGCTTCAAGGCCGATCTGTTCGATTGGGCGCGTGACTACGAAGCCGTGATCGACACCGCCAAGGCCGCGTTGCCCGATGAACCGCTCTACCTGCTGGGCCACAGCCTCGGCGCGCAGCTGCCGGGCTTCCTGCAGCGCCCTGAGCAGGTGGCGGGCCTCGTGAGCATCGCGGCCGGCAGCGGCTACTGGCGCGAGAACGCGCCGAAGCTGCGGCGCAGCATCCTTTACTTCTGGTTCGTGCTGGTGCCGCTGGTCACGCGGCTGTGCGGCTACTTCCCTGGCCGCAAGCTGAAGAAGGTCGGCGACCTGCCGCGCGGCGTGATCCTGCAATGGCGCCGGTGGTGCCTGAACCCGCGCTACAGCCTGGGCGCCGAGGGCGAGCTGGCGCAGCAGAGCTACGGGCGCGTGCGCTTCCCGGTGCTTGCGCTGTCGATCACCGACGACGAACTCATGACGCTCGCGGGCACCGAGAGCCTCGTGAGCTTCTATGCGGGCGCGCCGAGCGCGGTCGAGCGCATCGCGCCGGCCGACGTGCAGGCGCGGCGCATCGGCCACTTCGGCTTCTTCCGCGAGCAGTTCAGCCAGAGCCTCTGGCCGAGCGTGGTGGACAAGCTCCACCGGCTGGCTGCACTGACCGCCCCTGCCGCGGTGCAGCACGCCAACGTCCCGCACACGACTGCGTGA
- a CDS encoding thioesterase family protein has protein sequence MSSTQHPFDKALALHHSDIRVGHFTGMTSPDYWNMVGPFGGTTAALVLQAVLRHPDLLGTPIALTVNYAAALEAGAFDIQATAVRTNRSTQHWTVQITQAGASGAPNMTTTATVVTAARRDTWGESDMPMPEAPKPEMVERISIGPSGVAWINQYEMRPFSGGIPAKWDGNLQHSETRIWLRDAQPRPLDFPSLAAMSDMFYPRVWLRRAKHVPAGTVSITTYFHAGPEQLAEVGTGYLLGRAAGQQFFNGFFDQTAHLWSEKGVLLATSNQIVYYKE, from the coding sequence ATGAGCAGCACGCAACACCCCTTCGACAAGGCCCTGGCCCTGCACCACAGCGATATCCGCGTGGGCCACTTCACGGGCATGACCAGCCCCGACTACTGGAACATGGTCGGTCCCTTCGGCGGCACCACCGCGGCCCTCGTGCTGCAAGCGGTGCTGCGGCACCCCGACCTGCTCGGCACGCCCATCGCGCTGACCGTCAACTACGCGGCCGCGCTCGAAGCCGGCGCGTTCGACATCCAGGCCACGGCCGTGCGCACCAACCGCTCGACGCAGCACTGGACCGTGCAGATCACGCAGGCCGGCGCGAGCGGCGCGCCGAACATGACCACCACCGCCACCGTGGTGACGGCCGCGCGCCGCGACACCTGGGGCGAAAGCGACATGCCGATGCCCGAGGCACCGAAACCCGAGATGGTCGAGCGCATCAGCATCGGCCCGTCCGGCGTGGCCTGGATCAACCAGTACGAGATGCGCCCGTTCAGCGGCGGCATTCCCGCGAAGTGGGACGGCAACCTGCAGCACAGCGAAACCCGCATCTGGCTGCGCGATGCGCAACCGCGGCCGCTCGACTTTCCTTCGCTCGCCGCGATGAGCGACATGTTCTATCCGCGCGTGTGGCTGCGCCGCGCCAAGCATGTGCCGGCAGGCACGGTGTCGATCACCACCTATTTCCACGCCGGGCCGGAGCAACTGGCCGAGGTCGGCACGGGCTACCTGCTGGGCCGCGCGGCGGGGCAGCAGTTCTTCAACGGGTTCTTCGACCAGACAGCGCATCTGTGGAGCGAGAAGGGCGTGTTGCTCGCCACCTCGAACCAGATCGTCTACTACAAGGAATAG
- a CDS encoding SDR family oxidoreductase, producing MAALQKAALIVGAGDATGGAIARRFAREGFATCVTRRSLDKLQPLVAQIEADGGRAHAFACDARKEEEVVALIEQIESTVGPIEVMVFNIGANVPESILTETARKYFKVWEMACFSGFLNGREVAKRMVAREVPKGGHRGTIIFTGATASLRGAANFGAFSGAKMALRALAQSMARELGPQGIHVAHVVVDGAIDTEFIRSNFPERYALKESDGILNPDHIADSYWMLHSQPRDAWTHELDLRPWSEKF from the coding sequence ATGGCCGCTCTCCAGAAAGCCGCGCTCATCGTCGGCGCCGGCGATGCCACCGGCGGCGCCATCGCCCGCCGCTTCGCGCGCGAGGGTTTCGCCACCTGCGTCACGCGCCGCAGCCTCGACAAGCTGCAACCGCTGGTCGCGCAGATCGAGGCCGACGGCGGCCGCGCCCATGCGTTCGCCTGCGATGCGCGCAAGGAGGAAGAGGTCGTTGCGCTCATCGAGCAGATCGAATCGACGGTCGGCCCCATCGAGGTGATGGTGTTCAACATCGGCGCCAACGTGCCCGAGAGCATCCTCACCGAGACCGCGCGCAAGTACTTCAAGGTGTGGGAGATGGCCTGCTTCTCGGGCTTCCTCAATGGGCGCGAAGTGGCCAAGCGGATGGTGGCGCGCGAAGTGCCGAAGGGCGGGCATCGCGGCACGATCATCTTCACCGGTGCCACCGCATCGCTGCGCGGTGCAGCGAACTTCGGCGCGTTCTCGGGCGCGAAGATGGCGCTGCGCGCACTGGCCCAGTCGATGGCGCGCGAACTGGGGCCGCAAGGCATTCACGTCGCGCATGTGGTGGTCGACGGCGCCATCGACACCGAGTTCATCCGCAGCAACTTCCCCGAGCGCTATGCGCTCAAGGAGAGCGACGGCATCCTGAACCCGGACCACATCGCCGACAGCTACTGGATGCTGCATTCGCAGCCGCGCGATGCGTGGACGCACGAGCTGGACCTGCGGCCCTGGTCCGAGAAGTTCTGA
- a CDS encoding 2-hydroxychromene-2-carboxylate isomerase — translation MTKTVEFYFDFGSPAAYLAATQLPHVCADTGAELVWKPMLLGGVFQATGNHSPAEIKPKGPYMNIDLKRFARRYGVPFVHNPHFPINTLLLMRGATGLQMKEPERFGAYVDAIYHAMWVEPQNLNDPATVGAVLQNAGFDATALLALAGAQEVKDRLKAVTQEAVERGVFGAPTMFVGDQMFWGQDRLDFVREALDA, via the coding sequence ATGACAAAGACCGTCGAGTTCTATTTCGACTTCGGCAGCCCCGCCGCCTACCTGGCCGCGACCCAGCTGCCGCACGTGTGCGCGGACACCGGCGCCGAGCTGGTGTGGAAGCCCATGTTGCTGGGCGGCGTGTTCCAGGCCACCGGCAACCATTCGCCCGCCGAGATCAAGCCCAAGGGCCCGTACATGAACATCGACCTCAAGCGCTTCGCCAGGCGCTACGGCGTGCCGTTCGTGCACAACCCGCACTTCCCGATCAACACGCTGCTGCTGATGCGCGGCGCCACCGGCCTGCAGATGAAGGAGCCCGAACGCTTCGGCGCGTACGTCGATGCGATCTACCACGCGATGTGGGTCGAGCCGCAGAACCTCAACGACCCGGCGACGGTCGGCGCCGTCTTGCAAAATGCGGGCTTCGACGCCACTGCGCTGCTCGCGCTGGCCGGCGCGCAGGAAGTGAAAGACCGCCTCAAGGCCGTCACGCAGGAAGCGGTGGAGCGCGGTGTGTTCGGCGCTCCCACCATGTTCGTCGGCGACCAGATGTTCTGGGGCCAGGACCGTCTCGATTTCGTGCGCGAAGCACTCGACGCCTGA
- a CDS encoding enoyl-CoA hydratase has product MSDILVHTEAGVMTITFNRVDKKNSITSSMYAELADALATAESEAAVRCVLIQGDPTIFSAGNDIGDFLNAPPATQESPVFRFLRGIATFPKPIVAAVCGPAVGIGTTMLFHCDLVYAGDNAAFSMPFVNLGLCPEAASSLLVPQMLGYHRAAEALLLGEPFMAEAALEVGLVNRVVPPTEANGIAQTQARKLAAKPLSALVETKRLLKKAQLPAVLERMGEEGVSFGRMLREPAAKEAFGAFMEKRKPDFSKV; this is encoded by the coding sequence ATGAGCGACATCCTCGTCCACACCGAAGCCGGTGTGATGACCATCACCTTCAACCGCGTCGACAAGAAGAACTCGATCACCAGCAGCATGTACGCCGAGCTGGCCGATGCGCTCGCCACGGCCGAAAGCGAAGCGGCCGTGCGCTGCGTGCTGATCCAGGGCGACCCGACGATCTTCAGCGCGGGCAACGACATCGGCGACTTCCTCAACGCGCCGCCCGCCACCCAGGAATCGCCGGTGTTCCGGTTCCTGCGCGGCATCGCCACCTTTCCGAAGCCCATCGTCGCGGCCGTCTGCGGCCCGGCCGTGGGCATCGGCACCACGATGCTGTTCCATTGCGACCTCGTCTATGCGGGCGACAACGCGGCGTTCTCGATGCCCTTCGTGAACCTGGGCCTGTGCCCCGAAGCGGCGTCGAGCCTGCTCGTGCCGCAGATGCTGGGCTACCACCGCGCGGCTGAGGCGCTGCTGCTGGGCGAGCCTTTCATGGCCGAGGCCGCGCTCGAGGTGGGCCTGGTCAACCGCGTGGTGCCGCCGACCGAAGCCAACGGCATCGCGCAGACGCAGGCCCGCAAGCTCGCGGCCAAGCCGCTGAGCGCGCTGGTCGAGACCAAGCGCCTGCTGAAGAAAGCGCAGCTGCCGGCCGTGCTCGAGCGCATGGGCGAAGAGGGCGTGAGCTTCGGCCGCATGCTGCGCGAGCCGGCTGCCAAGGAAGCGTTCGGCGCGTTCATGGAGAAGCGGAAGCCCGATTTCTCTAAGGTCTGA
- a CDS encoding ABC transporter substrate-binding protein, translating into MGLLAGALAAPSVVLARVRPLRIGVIGSWSGPYAGGGRQFDAGMSVWLAAHNQQIAGRPVELLRRDVPGSAPEQARRNAQDLVENERVDLLAGLDFSSNAYAVGTIAAQAKLPLVVMNAASSGITARCPYAVRLSFTIAQVTLPLARWALQQGLRDVCTVVADYASGVDAESAFVAGITAGGGQVGAMLRVPLNTLDYSAYMLRLRELKPQAVFFFLPSGQMPTTFLKFWRDRGMADTGIRLLATGDATDDHYLEGIGELADGLVTSHHYSFAHESPANRRFTGVFETEYGSHLRPAYFAVAAHDALAAIDAAMTSPSARGNASGERLVDAFRGLKFESPRGPIEIDAHTRDIVQTVYIRRTERRDGRWINREFERFERVRDPGV; encoded by the coding sequence TTGGGCTTGCTTGCGGGCGCCTTGGCGGCGCCTTCCGTGGTCCTCGCACGGGTTCGTCCGCTGCGCATCGGCGTCATCGGTTCCTGGTCCGGCCCCTATGCGGGCGGCGGGCGCCAGTTCGATGCGGGCATGTCGGTCTGGCTGGCCGCGCACAACCAGCAGATCGCGGGGCGGCCGGTGGAACTGCTGCGCCGCGACGTGCCGGGCAGTGCGCCCGAGCAGGCGCGCCGCAATGCGCAGGATCTCGTGGAGAACGAGCGCGTCGATCTGCTCGCCGGCCTGGACTTCAGCTCCAACGCGTACGCCGTCGGCACCATCGCCGCGCAGGCGAAGCTGCCGCTGGTGGTGATGAACGCGGCGTCTTCGGGCATCACGGCGCGCTGTCCCTATGCCGTGCGGCTGTCGTTCACCATCGCCCAGGTCACGCTGCCGCTCGCGCGCTGGGCGCTGCAGCAGGGCCTGCGCGACGTGTGCACGGTGGTCGCCGACTACGCCTCGGGGGTCGATGCCGAAAGCGCCTTCGTCGCGGGCATCACCGCCGGCGGAGGCCAGGTCGGCGCGATGCTGCGGGTGCCGCTCAACACGCTCGACTACTCGGCCTACATGCTGCGGCTGCGCGAACTCAAGCCGCAGGCGGTGTTCTTCTTCCTGCCCTCGGGGCAGATGCCCACGACGTTCCTCAAGTTCTGGCGCGACCGCGGCATGGCCGACACCGGCATCCGCCTGCTCGCGACCGGCGATGCCACCGACGACCACTACCTCGAAGGCATCGGCGAACTGGCCGATGGCCTGGTGACCAGCCACCACTACTCGTTCGCCCATGAATCGCCGGCCAACCGCCGCTTCACGGGCGTCTTCGAGACGGAATACGGCAGCCATCTGCGGCCGGCCTATTTCGCGGTGGCGGCGCACGACGCGCTCGCGGCCATCGATGCCGCGATGACATCGCCTTCTGCGCGCGGCAACGCGAGCGGGGAACGTCTGGTCGATGCTTTCCGGGGCCTCAAGTTCGAGAGCCCGCGCGGCCCGATCGAGATCGACGCCCACACGCGGGACATCGTGCAGACCGTCTACATCCGCCGCACCGAGCGGCGCGACGGGCGCTGGATCAACCGCGAGTTCGAGCGTTTCGAGCGCGTGCGCGACCCGGGCGTCTGA
- a CDS encoding acyl-CoA thioesterase has protein sequence MSDTSSAAAAATLKSLPTDMELVLKVIPMPADCNANGDIFGGWVMAQCDLAGSVIPARYAKGRQATVAVNEFIFKQPVRLGDILSFYSKLVRIGRTSVTVTVEVFAERFRAQGEYIKVTQATFTYVAIDDNGRPRPIEQQP, from the coding sequence ATGTCAGATACTTCCAGTGCTGCCGCCGCAGCGACCCTCAAAAGCCTGCCCACCGACATGGAGCTGGTGCTCAAGGTCATCCCGATGCCGGCCGATTGCAACGCCAATGGCGACATCTTCGGCGGCTGGGTCATGGCGCAGTGCGACCTGGCCGGCTCGGTGATCCCGGCGCGCTATGCCAAGGGCCGGCAGGCCACGGTGGCGGTCAACGAGTTCATCTTCAAGCAGCCGGTGCGGCTGGGCGACATCCTCTCGTTCTATTCGAAGCTGGTGCGCATCGGGCGCACCTCGGTCACGGTGACGGTCGAGGTGTTCGCCGAACGCTTCCGGGCGCAGGGCGAATACATCAAGGTGACGCAGGCCACGTTCACCTACGTGGCCATCGACGACAACGGCCGGCCCCGGCCGATCGAGCAGCAGCCCTGA
- a CDS encoding ABC transporter ATP-binding protein/permease, with amino-acid sequence MRRSGEALPPSHTVSGHPPAKSDRSDWATLRRLFPYLWQYKWRVMAALAFMVGAKVANVGVPVLLKNLIDTMTPKPDMAQALLIVPIGLLLAYGLLRFSTALFGELRELIFAKATEGTARQIALEVFGHLHSLSLRFHLERQTGGMTRDIERGTRGVHSLISMSLYSIVPTIIELVLVLTILGVKFDSLFVWITGVALVLYITFTVTVTEWRTQFRKTMNELDSTAQSRAVDSLLNYETVKYFNNEEFEAKRYDASLDRYRKAAIKSQRTLSMLNTGQQLLIAVSLVLMLWRATSGVVEGRMTLGDLVMVNAFMIQLYIPLNFLGVIYREIKQSLTDLDKMFVLMEKEREVRDAPTAQPLAGADSTIRFEDVSFAYEPARPILKHVSFEIPAGKTVAVVGPSGSGKSTLARLLYRFYDVQQGRITIGGEDIREVTQSSVRRAIGIVPQDTVLFNDTVEYNIAYGRPGATREEVEGAARAARIHDFISATPAGYETTVGERGLKLSGGEKQRVAIARTLLKNPPIVIFDEATSALDSANERAIQSELKSAAQDKTTLVIAHRLSTVVDAHEILVLEAGVIVERGTHAELLAKQGRYAQMWALQKSEAAPLL; translated from the coding sequence ATGCGCCGCAGCGGCGAAGCCCTTCCTCCTTCCCATACCGTCTCCGGCCACCCGCCGGCGAAAAGCGACCGTTCCGACTGGGCGACGCTGCGCCGGCTCTTTCCCTACCTCTGGCAGTACAAGTGGCGCGTGATGGCCGCGCTCGCGTTCATGGTGGGCGCCAAGGTGGCCAACGTGGGCGTGCCGGTGCTGCTGAAGAACCTCATCGACACGATGACGCCCAAGCCCGACATGGCGCAGGCGCTCTTGATCGTGCCGATCGGGCTGCTGCTGGCCTACGGGCTGCTGCGCTTCTCGACCGCATTGTTCGGCGAGCTGCGCGAGCTGATCTTCGCCAAGGCCACCGAGGGCACGGCCCGGCAGATCGCGCTGGAGGTGTTCGGCCACCTGCATTCGCTGAGCCTGCGCTTCCACCTGGAGCGCCAGACCGGCGGCATGACGCGCGACATCGAGCGCGGCACGCGCGGCGTGCACTCGCTCATCTCGATGTCGCTCTACAGCATCGTGCCGACCATCATCGAGCTGGTGCTGGTGCTCACGATCCTGGGCGTGAAGTTCGACTCGCTGTTCGTCTGGATCACCGGCGTAGCGCTGGTGCTCTACATCACCTTCACGGTGACGGTGACCGAGTGGCGCACCCAGTTCCGCAAGACCATGAACGAACTCGACTCCACGGCCCAGAGTCGCGCGGTCGACTCGCTCCTGAACTACGAAACCGTCAAGTACTTCAACAACGAGGAGTTCGAGGCCAAGCGCTACGACGCGAGCCTCGACCGCTACCGCAAGGCGGCCATCAAGAGCCAGCGCACGCTGAGCATGCTCAACACCGGGCAGCAGTTGCTGATTGCCGTGAGCCTGGTGCTGATGCTGTGGCGTGCCACCTCGGGCGTGGTCGAAGGGCGCATGACGCTGGGCGACCTGGTGATGGTCAACGCCTTCATGATCCAGCTCTACATTCCGCTCAACTTCCTGGGCGTGATCTACCGCGAGATCAAGCAAAGCCTGACCGACCTGGACAAGATGTTCGTGCTGATGGAGAAGGAGCGCGAGGTGCGCGATGCGCCCACGGCGCAGCCCCTGGCCGGCGCCGACTCCACCATCCGCTTCGAGGACGTGAGCTTTGCCTACGAGCCTGCGCGGCCGATCCTCAAGCATGTGAGCTTCGAGATCCCGGCCGGCAAGACGGTGGCGGTGGTCGGGCCTTCGGGTTCGGGCAAGTCCACGCTGGCGCGGCTGCTCTACCGCTTCTACGACGTGCAGCAGGGTCGCATCACCATCGGCGGCGAGGACATCCGCGAGGTCACCCAGTCGAGCGTGCGCCGGGCGATCGGCATCGTGCCGCAGGACACGGTGCTGTTCAACGACACGGTCGAATACAACATCGCGTACGGCCGCCCCGGAGCAACGCGCGAAGAAGTGGAAGGCGCGGCGCGGGCCGCGCGCATCCACGACTTCATCTCGGCCACGCCCGCGGGCTACGAGACGACCGTGGGCGAGCGCGGCCTGAAGCTCTCGGGCGGGGAGAAGCAGCGCGTGGCCATCGCGCGCACGCTGCTGAAAAACCCGCCGATCGTGATCTTCGACGAGGCCACCTCGGCGCTCGACTCGGCCAACGAACGCGCCATCCAGTCGGAGCTCAAGAGCGCCGCGCAGGACAAGACCACGCTGGTCATCGCGCACCGCCTGTCGACGGTGGTCGATGCGCACGAGATCCTGGTGCTGGAAGCGGGCGTGATCGTCGAGCGCGGCACGCACGCCGAGCTGCTCGCGAAGCAGGGCCGCTACGCCCAGATGTGGGCTTTGCAGAAGAGCGAAGCCGCACCGCTGCTCTAG
- a CDS encoding 2-hydroxyacid dehydrogenase → MSTKIPLLVLNSLSSAHQAQIAEVYDVTYAFDPAARAAAVAEHGKTFRAVLTIGVIGITPEEIAAMPAVELICCLGAGYEGVPLEVTRARGIVTANGAGTNDDCVADHAFGLLIGIVREFRKLDRLCREGVWRESIPQPPNVSGKKLGILGLGTIGQKIAKRAAAFDMEIGYHNRKPREGATHRYFDDLKSLAGWADFLILAAPGGPATKHLVNAEVLDALGPQGYLVSIGRGSVVDTEALAAALRENRIAGAGLDVYESEPKRPEQLIGLDNILLTPHMAGWSPEATQKSVDHFLANAQGHFAGRGVLTPI, encoded by the coding sequence GTGTCGACCAAGATTCCCCTGCTGGTGCTCAACAGCCTCTCGAGCGCCCACCAGGCCCAGATTGCCGAGGTCTACGACGTGACCTACGCCTTCGATCCCGCCGCGCGGGCCGCCGCGGTGGCCGAGCATGGCAAGACATTCCGCGCGGTGCTGACCATCGGCGTGATCGGCATCACCCCCGAGGAAATCGCGGCCATGCCGGCCGTCGAGCTGATCTGCTGCCTGGGCGCGGGCTATGAAGGCGTGCCGCTCGAAGTGACGCGCGCCCGCGGCATCGTGACCGCCAACGGCGCGGGCACCAACGACGACTGCGTGGCCGACCACGCCTTCGGTCTGCTGATCGGCATCGTGCGCGAATTCCGCAAGCTCGACCGGCTGTGCCGCGAAGGCGTGTGGCGCGAGTCCATCCCGCAGCCGCCGAACGTGTCAGGCAAGAAGCTCGGCATCCTGGGGCTCGGCACCATCGGCCAGAAGATCGCCAAGCGCGCCGCCGCGTTCGACATGGAGATCGGCTATCACAACAGGAAGCCGCGCGAAGGCGCGACGCACCGCTACTTCGACGACCTGAAGTCGCTCGCGGGCTGGGCGGATTTCCTGATCCTTGCCGCGCCGGGCGGACCGGCGACGAAGCACCTGGTCAATGCCGAAGTGCTCGATGCACTGGGGCCGCAGGGGTATCTGGTGAGCATCGGCCGCGGCAGCGTGGTTGATACCGAGGCGCTGGCGGCTGCGCTGCGCGAGAACCGCATCGCGGGCGCGGGGCTCGATGTGTACGAAAGCGAACCCAAGCGACCCGAGCAACTCATCGGCCTGGACAACATCCTGTTGACGCCGCACATGGCCGGCTGGTCGCCCGAGGCGACGCAGAAGTCGGTGGACCACTTCCTTGCGAATGCTCAGGGGCACTTTGCGGGGCGCGGCGTCCTCACGCCAATCTGA